One window from the genome of bacterium encodes:
- a CDS encoding molybdopterin-dependent oxidoreductase: protein MAELHRYPPHETWHDATSLDAKAWPRRVERHHTLVPTTCFNCEAACGLVCHVDHATGRIDRVEGNPLHPASRGRNCAKGPATLNQIDDHERILYPLRQAGERGSGQWERVSWDEALGDIGIRIRTAIAEGRHNEVMYHVGRPGEDGFAERVLQCWGVDGHNSHTNVCSSNARVGYQSWMGHDRPSADFANAEVIFLISSHLESGHYFNPHAQRIVEAQSQGATVICVDPRLSNTGSKADYWLPAWPGTEPFLLLAIARLLVLNGTWERDFVRRWTNWEVYLRQCHPHRPVEFDSVGPALLDDYAAYTPEEAERVCGVPAAQIIEIAEIIGAHPTKFASHNWRAAAAGNLGGWQTARCLFFLNVLTGSVGTVGGTTGNGWNKYKAPHPAGAPPFEQWNELSWPREYPLAHHEMSILLPHFLAEGRGRLEVYFSRVYNPVWTNPDGFSWLEALKDPDKVACHVALTPTWSETAVFADYVLPMGVGAERHDVASFETHAGRWIGFRQPVLRRFAEIRGTEVTSGSRTHEFNPGEVWEENEFWIDLSWRIDPDGSMGIRQWFESCERPGTPMSVDEYYGSMFAAVPGLADDAEAAGQTPLEYMRDRGAYALDGDMYQPYEREVDPAELEGCHLDDAGVYRRSGTPGTWSGSAADLAGLELAGLGDGSPAVQVDGTPKEGFPTPSRKLELYSETLADWGWPEYATPTWIPSHVHWENLDLSGDERILVPTFRIPTLIHTRSANSKWLSELSHRHPLWIHPSDAEALGIEMNGLVRITTRIGHFVIGAWRTEGIRPGVVAASHHMGRWRLDEGNGGSWTGGDADISNDGTRWRLTRRGQPERHASADDDTERIWWSDTGVHQNLTFSVQPDPVSGMQCWHQRVRVTPAEPGDTPGDVVVDTAEARKAYQEWLAMTRPAPGPGGLRRPLWYSRPLKPKPASYAL, encoded by the coding sequence ATGGCTGAATTGCACCGCTACCCCCCGCACGAGACATGGCACGACGCCACCTCGCTCGACGCCAAGGCTTGGCCCCGCCGGGTGGAGCGCCATCACACGTTGGTGCCCACAACCTGCTTCAACTGCGAGGCCGCCTGCGGGCTGGTGTGCCACGTGGATCATGCCACCGGTCGCATCGACCGCGTGGAGGGCAACCCCCTGCATCCGGCCAGCCGGGGCCGCAACTGCGCCAAAGGTCCGGCCACTCTCAACCAAATCGACGACCACGAGCGCATCCTGTATCCGCTGCGGCAGGCCGGCGAGCGGGGCTCTGGACAATGGGAGCGGGTGAGCTGGGACGAGGCGCTGGGCGATATCGGCATCCGTATTCGCACGGCCATCGCCGAAGGCCGCCACAACGAGGTCATGTACCACGTGGGCCGTCCCGGCGAGGACGGCTTCGCCGAGCGGGTGCTCCAGTGCTGGGGGGTGGACGGCCACAACAGCCACACCAACGTGTGCAGCTCCAACGCCCGAGTCGGCTATCAGAGCTGGATGGGCCACGACCGCCCGTCGGCCGATTTCGCCAACGCCGAGGTGATCTTCCTCATCTCGTCACACCTGGAGTCGGGCCACTATTTCAACCCCCACGCCCAGCGGATTGTCGAAGCCCAAAGCCAGGGAGCCACTGTCATCTGTGTGGACCCCCGGCTGTCCAATACCGGTTCCAAGGCTGACTATTGGCTGCCCGCCTGGCCCGGCACCGAGCCCTTCTTGCTGTTGGCCATCGCCCGGCTGCTGGTGCTCAACGGCACCTGGGAACGCGACTTCGTGCGGCGCTGGACCAACTGGGAGGTGTATCTGCGCCAGTGCCATCCGCACCGGCCGGTGGAGTTCGACTCGGTGGGCCCGGCGCTGCTGGACGACTACGCGGCCTACACCCCTGAGGAGGCTGAACGGGTGTGCGGGGTGCCCGCGGCCCAAATCATCGAGATCGCCGAGATCATCGGCGCCCATCCCACCAAGTTCGCCTCCCACAACTGGCGGGCCGCAGCCGCTGGCAACCTGGGCGGCTGGCAGACGGCCCGGTGCTTGTTCTTCCTCAATGTGCTCACCGGCTCGGTGGGCACGGTGGGGGGCACCACCGGCAACGGCTGGAACAAGTACAAGGCACCCCACCCGGCGGGCGCGCCGCCCTTTGAGCAGTGGAACGAGCTGAGCTGGCCTCGGGAATACCCGCTGGCCCACCACGAGATGTCGATCCTGCTGCCCCATTTTTTGGCCGAGGGCCGGGGCCGCCTCGAGGTGTACTTCAGCCGGGTGTACAACCCGGTGTGGACCAACCCCGACGGGTTCAGCTGGCTGGAGGCGCTCAAAGACCCCGACAAGGTGGCCTGTCACGTGGCGCTGACGCCCACGTGGTCGGAGACGGCGGTGTTCGCCGACTACGTGCTACCCATGGGGGTGGGGGCCGAGCGCCATGATGTGGCCAGTTTCGAGACCCACGCCGGGCGCTGGATTGGCTTTCGCCAGCCGGTGCTGCGCCGCTTTGCCGAGATTCGCGGCACCGAGGTGACCAGCGGGTCTCGCACCCACGAGTTCAACCCGGGCGAGGTGTGGGAGGAGAACGAGTTCTGGATCGACTTGTCGTGGCGCATCGACCCCGACGGCTCCATGGGCATCCGCCAATGGTTCGAGAGCTGTGAGCGGCCCGGCACGCCGATGAGTGTGGACGAGTATTACGGGTCGATGTTCGCGGCGGTCCCCGGTTTGGCCGACGACGCCGAGGCGGCCGGTCAGACCCCGTTGGAGTACATGCGCGACCGGGGCGCCTATGCCCTTGACGGCGATATGTACCAGCCCTATGAGCGGGAGGTGGACCCTGCCGAACTAGAGGGCTGCCACCTCGACGATGCCGGCGTGTACCGCCGCTCCGGCACCCCCGGCACCTGGTCGGGCTCGGCGGCGGACCTGGCCGGCTTGGAGTTGGCCGGATTGGGCGACGGCTCACCGGCGGTGCAGGTGGACGGAACCCCCAAAGAGGGCTTTCCCACGCCGTCGCGCAAACTGGAGCTGTACTCGGAGACACTGGCCGACTGGGGCTGGCCCGAGTACGCCACCCCTACTTGGATTCCTTCCCATGTTCACTGGGAGAACCTCGACCTCTCCGGTGATGAGCGCATCCTGGTTCCGACGTTTCGCATCCCGACTTTGATCCACACCCGCTCGGCCAACAGCAAGTGGCTGTCGGAGCTCAGCCATCGCCATCCGCTGTGGATCCATCCCTCCGATGCCGAGGCTCTGGGCATCGAGATGAACGGGCTGGTGAGGATCACCACCCGGATCGGCCACTTCGTGATCGGAGCGTGGCGCACCGAGGGCATCCGGCCCGGCGTGGTGGCGGCTTCGCATCACATGGGCCGCTGGCGCCTCGATGAGGGCAACGGCGGGTCATGGACGGGGGGCGACGCCGACATCTCCAACGACGGCACGCGGTGGCGGCTCACCCGTCGAGGCCAACCGGAGCGCCATGCCAGCGCGGATGACGACACCGAGAGGATCTGGTGGAGCGATACCGGCGTACACCAGAATCTGACGTTCAGCGTGCAGCCCGATCCGGTTTCGGGCATGCAGTGCTGGCATCAGCGGGTGCGGGTGACGCCCGCTGAGCCCGGCGACACCCCTGGCGACGTGGTGGTGGACACCGCCGAAGCCCGCAAGGCCTACCAGGAGTGGCTGGCCATGACCCGTCCGGCCCCTGGCCCCGGCGGTCTGCGCCGGCCCCTGTGGTACTCCCGCCCGCTCAAACCCAAGCCCGCCTCCTATGCGCTCTGA
- the xsc gene encoding sulfoacetaldehyde acetyltransferase, producing the protein MTRMTPSEAFVETMVAHGVDTIFGIMGSAFMDAMDIFEPAGIELVPVVHEQGAAHMADGYSRVSGRHGVVIGQNGPGISNCVTAIAAAYWAHSPVVIVTPETGTMGIGLGGFQEANQLPMFEEFTKYQGHVNNEHRMAELTSRCFDRALSEMGPTQLNIPRDRFYGDIDVEIPQPQGLDRGPGGERTLNEAAELLAGASFPVMVSGGGVVMGDAMAETVALAERLGCPVVNSYLHNDSFPASHPQWCGPLGYQGSKAAMRLISRADVVLALGTRLGPFGTLPQHDMDYWPNEAKIIQVDADNKMLGLVKPIDVGICGDAGAAATALLQRLEGRELACDATRVQRAAEIADDKAGWEAELDDWIHETDDFSVDMIKQATEEHYNWMHPRQVLRELENAMPERVMVSTDIGNINSVANSYLRFEEPRSFFAAMSWGNCGYALPTIIGAKKAAPDRPAVAYAGDGAWAMSMVETMTAVRHNIPVTAVVFHNRQWGAEKKNQVDFYGRRFVAGELDGGEDWSEVARAMGADGVRVNELEEVGPALTKAIDAQMNGGRTTVIEAMCTMELGDPFRKDALKRPTRHLDKYEDFV; encoded by the coding sequence ATGACCCGAATGACTCCTAGCGAAGCGTTCGTGGAGACCATGGTCGCCCACGGCGTCGACACCATCTTCGGCATCATGGGCAGCGCGTTCATGGACGCCATGGACATCTTCGAGCCGGCCGGCATCGAGCTGGTGCCGGTGGTGCACGAGCAGGGCGCGGCCCACATGGCCGACGGCTACAGCCGGGTGAGCGGCCGCCACGGGGTGGTGATCGGCCAGAACGGGCCGGGCATCTCCAACTGCGTGACCGCCATCGCTGCTGCCTACTGGGCCCACAGCCCGGTGGTGATCGTCACCCCCGAGACGGGGACCATGGGCATCGGCCTGGGCGGCTTCCAAGAGGCCAACCAGCTGCCGATGTTCGAGGAGTTCACCAAGTACCAGGGCCACGTCAACAACGAGCACCGCATGGCCGAGCTGACCAGCCGGTGCTTTGACCGGGCCCTCTCTGAGATGGGGCCCACGCAACTCAACATCCCCCGCGACCGCTTCTATGGCGACATCGACGTGGAGATACCGCAGCCGCAGGGCCTGGATCGGGGTCCGGGCGGCGAGCGCACCCTGAACGAGGCTGCGGAGCTCTTGGCCGGAGCCTCGTTCCCGGTGATGGTCTCCGGCGGCGGGGTGGTGATGGGCGACGCCATGGCCGAGACGGTGGCGCTGGCCGAGCGGCTGGGCTGTCCGGTGGTCAACAGCTACCTGCACAACGACTCGTTCCCGGCGTCTCATCCCCAATGGTGCGGACCCTTGGGCTATCAGGGTTCGAAGGCGGCCATGCGGCTGATCTCGAGGGCCGACGTGGTGTTGGCGCTGGGCACCCGTCTCGGCCCGTTCGGCACCCTGCCCCAGCACGACATGGACTACTGGCCCAACGAGGCCAAGATCATCCAGGTGGATGCCGACAACAAGATGCTCGGGCTGGTCAAGCCCATTGACGTGGGCATCTGCGGCGACGCCGGCGCGGCCGCCACGGCGCTGCTTCAGCGCCTGGAGGGCCGGGAACTGGCGTGTGATGCCACTCGGGTTCAACGGGCGGCCGAGATCGCCGACGACAAGGCCGGCTGGGAGGCCGAGCTGGACGACTGGATCCACGAGACCGACGACTTCAGCGTGGACATGATCAAGCAGGCCACCGAGGAGCACTACAACTGGATGCACCCCCGCCAGGTGCTGCGCGAGCTGGAGAATGCGATGCCCGAGCGGGTCATGGTGTCCACCGACATCGGCAACATCAACTCGGTGGCCAACAGCTACCTGCGCTTCGAGGAGCCTCGGTCGTTCTTCGCCGCCATGAGCTGGGGCAACTGCGGGTATGCGCTGCCCACCATCATCGGGGCCAAGAAGGCCGCGCCGGATCGCCCGGCGGTGGCCTACGCCGGTGACGGGGCGTGGGCCATGAGCATGGTGGAGACCATGACCGCAGTGCGCCACAACATCCCGGTCACCGCGGTGGTGTTCCACAACCGCCAGTGGGGCGCGGAGAAGAAGAACCAGGTGGACTTCTACGGCCGCCGGTTCGTGGCCGGCGAGCTCGACGGCGGCGAAGACTGGTCGGAGGTGGCCCGGGCCATGGGCGCCGACGGCGTGCGGGTGAACGAGCTCGAAGAGGTGGGCCCGGCGCTGACCAAGGCCATCGACGCCCAGATGAACGGCGGCCGCACCACCGTCATCGAGGCCATGTGTACCATGGAGCTGGGCGACCCCTTCCGCAAAGACGCCCTCAAGCGCCCCACCCGCCACCTAGACAAGTACGAGGACTTTGTCTGA
- a CDS encoding FAD-binding oxidoreductase, with protein sequence MYSPSAGYVNDPQLCAHNLQRAAEAAGARFWFHAQVTGILRSGSRAAGVELSDGTAIHAPVVVNVGGPHSNVINKMAGVYDSMQIKTRAMRHEVHIVPSPAGFDYESEGHVTADQDTGIYFRPEVGNNILIGSADPDCDEPDWADPDHYDERVSESQ encoded by the coding sequence ATCTACTCGCCCTCGGCTGGCTACGTGAACGACCCGCAGCTCTGCGCCCACAACCTCCAGAGGGCGGCCGAGGCTGCAGGGGCCCGCTTCTGGTTCCACGCGCAGGTCACTGGCATTCTGCGCTCGGGTAGCCGGGCCGCTGGGGTCGAGTTGAGCGACGGCACCGCCATCCATGCCCCGGTGGTCGTCAACGTCGGCGGGCCGCACTCCAACGTGATCAACAAGATGGCGGGCGTCTACGACTCCATGCAGATCAAGACCCGGGCTATGCGCCACGAAGTACACATCGTGCCCTCGCCAGCGGGGTTCGACTACGAGTCGGAGGGCCACGTGACCGCCGATCAGGACACCGGGATCTACTTTCGGCCCGAGGTGGGCAACAACATTTTGATCGGGAGCGCCGATCCAGATTGCGACGAGCCCGATTGGGCTGATCCCGATCACTATGACGAGCGGGTCAGCGAGAGCCAATAG
- a CDS encoding FAD-dependent oxidoreductase — MVIGAGVIGAATTLELARRGWRVVCVDKNAAAGSGSTLNSSAIVRFSYSTKPGVILAWEGLHYWLNWPEYIGVDDENGLIEFRQCGKLMLLTEDSDHPERVRTLWRELGIPFEDWTLDDLAQRLPIFDPGCFGPPKSPSDERHSGMSRPERSPGPSTRPRLAT; from the coding sequence GTGGTGATTGGCGCGGGGGTGATTGGGGCGGCGACCACCTTGGAGTTGGCGCGGCGGGGGTGGCGGGTGGTGTGCGTGGACAAGAACGCGGCGGCGGGATCGGGCTCGACGCTCAACTCCAGTGCGATCGTGCGGTTCAGCTACTCGACAAAGCCAGGAGTCATCCTGGCCTGGGAGGGCCTCCACTACTGGCTCAACTGGCCCGAGTACATCGGCGTCGATGACGAGAACGGGCTGATCGAGTTCCGCCAATGCGGAAAGCTGATGCTGCTGACCGAAGACTCCGACCATCCCGAGCGGGTGCGGACCCTCTGGCGAGAGCTGGGCATCCCCTTCGAGGACTGGACCCTGGATGACCTCGCCCAGCGTCTCCCGATCTTTGATCCCGGCTGCTTCGGCCCGCCGAAGAGCCCCTCCGACGAGAGGCATTCTGGGATGAGCCGGCCGGAACGCTCACCGGGGCCATCTACTCGCCCTCGGCTGGCTACGTGA
- a CDS encoding type II toxin-antitoxin system prevent-host-death family antitoxin, whose product MDVAVTELRANLRHWLDQVRDGDEVVITERGMPVARIIGINAMSTIEELTAQGVIARPLSPQRSRAAGRDLPQAGRSLSDLIAEQRR is encoded by the coding sequence ATGGACGTGGCAGTTACGGAGTTGCGAGCAAACCTACGTCATTGGCTCGATCAGGTCCGGGATGGCGATGAGGTGGTAATCACCGAGCGGGGCATGCCCGTGGCCCGGATCATAGGCATCAACGCAATGTCGACAATTGAGGAACTCACCGCACAAGGGGTGATCGCCAGGCCACTAAGCCCCCAGAGGTCCAGAGCCGCGGGCCGGGATCTGCCGCAGGCCGGTCGATCCCTCTCGGACCTGATCGCTGAGCAGCGTCGCTGA
- a CDS encoding type II toxin-antitoxin system VapC family toxin, with protein sequence MAVVYFDSSALVKLLVEEPGSATAARLWDGCDAAVSSRLAYPEVRAALAAAGRNHDMEEDDLASCRQAWEGFWMELRPVELTARVAKAAGVLAERRDLRGADAVHLASALEVGIPDLVMVVWDRRLHAGAVAERVSVAPRDL encoded by the coding sequence GTGGCCGTCGTCTACTTCGATTCAAGCGCGTTGGTGAAGCTGCTCGTGGAAGAGCCGGGCAGCGCCACTGCGGCCAGACTCTGGGATGGATGCGACGCCGCGGTGTCGAGCCGACTGGCTTACCCCGAAGTGCGCGCGGCCTTAGCAGCCGCGGGACGCAACCACGACATGGAAGAGGATGATTTGGCATCGTGCCGCCAGGCTTGGGAGGGGTTCTGGATGGAGCTGCGGCCGGTCGAGCTGACCGCCCGCGTGGCGAAAGCAGCCGGTGTCTTAGCCGAGCGCCGAGACTTGCGAGGTGCCGACGCCGTACACCTTGCCAGCGCCTTGGAGGTCGGCATTCCGGATCTCGTCATGGTCGTGTGGGATCGCCGCCTCCACGCTGGTGCGGTAGCCGAGCGCGTCTCGGTCGCACCTCGGGATCTGTAG
- a CDS encoding transposase, producing MSLMEKEGSPGRARRRFTREFKADAVALVSGGERPVAHVAHDLGIGATNLGNWVR from the coding sequence ATGTCATTGATGGAAAAGGAGGGGTCGCCGGGCAGGGCCAGGCGGCGTTTCACCAGGGAGTTCAAGGCCGATGCTGTGGCGTTGGTGTCAGGCGGGGAGCGGCCTGTCGCCCATGTGGCCCATGATCTGGGGATCGGGGCGACGAATTTGGGGAACTGGGTCCGCTAG
- a CDS encoding IS3 family transposase, with product MTRYRWVAARKAEGFPTTAACDVAGAGRQAFYDWAVRQKAGPSPAELAEAELVWAIKQVHAGAGGACGSPRVTAQLRRQGQRVNRKRVERLMRLHGICGIHKRRKPRWMGSGGIEQAPEDLVRRDFRPGAPDQTWAGDITYIPTGQGWLHLAAVLDVGSRKLIGYSMAHHTRAELVVDALDTAAATRSGRTAGVVFHSDRGPQYLSGDFASALARHKMRQSVGRVGNCWDNSIVESFFATLKRELVTQTRFATRDQARREVFAWIGRYNNRRIHSTLDYLTPTEWEEHHRQRLDQAA from the coding sequence GTGACCCGCTACAGGTGGGTCGCTGCCCGGAAGGCCGAGGGATTCCCGACAACAGCCGCGTGCGATGTCGCCGGCGCCGGCCGCCAGGCGTTCTACGACTGGGCTGTTCGCCAAAAGGCGGGGCCCTCACCCGCAGAGCTGGCCGAGGCCGAGCTCGTCTGGGCGATCAAACAGGTCCACGCCGGCGCCGGCGGGGCCTGCGGGTCGCCGAGGGTCACCGCACAGCTGAGACGGCAAGGCCAGCGTGTGAACCGCAAACGCGTGGAGCGCCTCATGCGGCTCCACGGGATCTGCGGCATCCACAAAAGGCGCAAGCCCCGCTGGATGGGCTCCGGCGGCATCGAACAGGCCCCCGAGGACCTGGTGCGCCGCGACTTCCGCCCCGGCGCGCCCGACCAGACATGGGCGGGCGACATCACCTACATCCCCACCGGACAGGGCTGGCTGCACCTAGCCGCCGTCCTCGACGTCGGCTCCCGCAAACTGATCGGCTACTCCATGGCCCACCACACCCGCGCCGAGCTCGTCGTCGACGCCCTCGACACGGCCGCCGCAACCAGGAGCGGCCGCACCGCCGGAGTGGTCTTTCACTCCGACCGCGGCCCGCAATACCTCAGCGGCGACTTCGCCTCGGCGCTGGCCCGCCACAAGATGCGCCAATCCGTCGGACGAGTGGGCAACTGCTGGGACAACAGCATCGTCGAGTCGTTCTTCGCCACCCTGAAGAGGGAACTCGTCACACAGACCCGCTTCGCGACCCGGGACCAAGCCCGCCGCGAGGTCTTCGCCTGGATCGGCCGCTACAACAACCGGCGAATCCACTCGACCCTCGACTACCTGACCCCCACAGAATGGGAGGAACACCACCGGCAACGACTAGACCAAGCCGCATAA